Proteins from a genomic interval of Lolium perenne isolate Kyuss_39 chromosome 1, Kyuss_2.0, whole genome shotgun sequence:
- the LOC127319809 gene encoding RING-H2 finger protein ATL66-like — MAAPPEGAAGATNQVMKVRYADLDDSNFALHGRAVPMLAGLLALALVALVAACLYLNWACNRRHRRRRADLEATAAAAVLPGLDADAINALPVTLYSPTRSNEQNDGGGEEEQAAEAECSICISALVAGEKVKALPPCGHRFHPGCVDDWLRSHPSCPLCRTTLLPVTSAKQDAC; from the coding sequence atggccgcgccgccggaGGGCGCCGCGGGGGCGACGAACCAGGTGATGAAGGTGCGGTACGCCGACCTCGACGACAGCAACTTCGCGCTGCACGGCCGCGCCGTGCCGATGCTGGCCGGCCTGCTCGCGCTCGCCCTCGTCGCCTTGGTCGCCGCCTGCCTCTACCTCAACTGGGCGTGCAACCGCaggcaccgccgccgccgcgccgaccTCGAGGCCACCGCGGCGGCTGCCGTGCTCCCCGGCCTCGACGCCGACGCCATCAATGCGCTGCCTGTCACGCTCTACAGCCCAACGCGTTCGAACGAGCaaaacgacggcggcggcgaggaggagcaAGCGGCGGAGGCGGAGTGCTCGATATGCATCAGCGCTTTGGTGGCTGGGGAAAAGGTGAAGGCGCTCCCTCCCTGCGGCCACCGGTTCCACCCAGGCTGCGTCGACGACTGGCTCCGTTCCCATCCCAGCTGCCCGCTCTGCCGCACCACCCTCCTCCCAGTGACCTCCGCCAAACAGGACGCCTGTTGA
- the LOC127319841 gene encoding uncharacterized protein codes for MTRLSSTAPISLLRRSSSTSTSPPSRRAPHVALAAATERVRSGTLSPEDAHHLFDELLRQASPVPERALTGFLAAVARAPASPACSDGLSLAVALFDRMPLVAPPTVWTYNILLDCCCRAGQPDLALAFFGRFLRTGLKADIVIVGTLLKVLCHAKRTDEALDVLLHRMPHLGCVPDAISYTTVIKGLCDGSRSQRALDLLLMMAKQEGGCSPNVVSYTTVIHGFLKEGKFSTASNLFNEMVQQGVVPNVFTYSSMIDVLCKRGRSKEARQILDCAVAKGLKPNVVAYSTMLHGYATEGCLVDMNNLYNLMLREGIVTDQYVFSILVNAHAKCGLVDKAFLIFQDIQKQGVKPNVVTYTSMIDAFCKKGRMNDAIQQFNQMINIGVQPNVQTYRCLVQGYCTHGDLVRAKELVHEMMGKGIRCPGVVFFNSMINNLCKEGRATDAQDIFDFMKHIGEKPDVITFNSLIDGYCLVGKMQKASRVCDDMVSVGIDPDAITYNTLIDGYFKAGMVDAALTLFREMSGMAAKPNTLTYNIIMDGLFKAGRTVAAKEKFHEMDKSGVRLSIGTYNIILSGLCKNGCADEAIMLFEKLRAMNLKFDIITLNIIIDAMFNVGRIEQAKNLFAAIPTKGLARNVVTYTTMMSNLIEKGLAEEADNIYSSMETSSCASNSRMLNIIIRKLFQKDEIVRAINYMSILDGKSMSLETSTISQLISLFSRKGIYHKHKDLLPGRYQFLEGDIHS; via the coding sequence ATGACTCGCCTCAGCTCGACCGCTCCGATATCCCTCCTCCGGCGCTCCTCCTCCACTTCCACCTCGCCGCCCTCACGCCGAGCTCCCCATGTCGCCCTTGCCGCCGCCACGGAGCGCGTCCGTTCCGGGACGCTAAGCCCAGAGGATGCACACCACCTGTTCGACGAATTGCTGCGGCAGGCCTCTccggtccccgagcgcgcccttaCCGGCTTcctcgccgccgtcgcccgcgCGCCGGCCTCCCCCGCCTGCAGCGACGGCCTCTCGCTCGCTGTCGCCCTCTTCGACCGCATGCCCCTGGTGGCACCGCCCACAGTCTGGACGTACAACATCCTGCTCGACTGCTGCTGCCGCGCGGGGCAGCCAGACCTAGCGCTCGCCTTCTTCGGCCGCTTCCTCAGGACGGGCCTCAAGGCAGACATCGTTATTGTCGGCACCCTCCTCAAGGTCCTCTGCCACGCAAAGCGGACAGACGAGGCTCTGGACGTGCTGCTTCACAGGATGCCGCATCTGGGCTGCGTGCCTGATGCCATCTCATACACCACAGTTATCAAGGGTTTATGTGATGGTAGCAGGAGCCAGCGTGCGCTCGACCTGCTTCTGATGATGGCGAAACAAGAAGGTGGCTGCTCCCCTAACGTGGTGTCATATACCACCGTCATCCATGGATTCTTAAAGGAGGGTAAATTCAGCACAGCAAGCAACCTATTCAATGAAATGGTACAGCAGGGCGTTGTTCCTAATGTCTTTACTTATAGCTCCATGATTGATGTGTTGTGCAAGCGTGGAAGAAGCAAAGAAGCTAGACAAATTCTGGATTGCGCGGTTGCCAAGGGCCTCAAACCTAATGTCGTGGCATACTCTACCATGCTTCATGGGTACGCTACAGAAGGATGCCTTGTTGATATGAATAATCTCTACAACTTGATGCTGCGAGAAGGTATTGTAACTGACCAATATGTTTTCAGCATATTGGTCAATGCACATGCCAAGTGTGGATTGGTGGATAAGGCCTTTCTTATCTTTCAAGACATACAGAAACAGGGAGTGAAACCGAATGTTGTAACCTATACATCCATGATAGATGCGTTTTGCAAAAAGGGTAGGATGAATGATGCTATTCAACAATTCAACCAGATGATTAATATTGGGGTACAACCGAATGTACAGACTTATCGGTGCCTTGTTCAGGGTTATTGTACACATGGTGATTTAGTGAGGGCTAAAGAATTGGTTCATGAAATGATGGGAAAAGGCATCCGTTGTCCTGGTGTCGTGTtctttaactcgatgataaacaacCTATGCAAAGAAGGAAGGGCAACAGATGCACAAGATATCTTTGACTTTATGAAACATATAGGTGAGAAGCCCGATGTTATCACATTCAATTCACTGATTGATGGATACTGCTTAGTTGGCAAGATGCAGAAAGCATCCAGAGTATGTGATGATATGGTATCGGTTGGCATTGATCCTGATGCAATTACGTACAATACACTTATTGATGGATACTTTAAAGCTGGAATGGTGGATGCTGCATTGACTCTATTCAGAGAAATGTCAGGTATGGCAGCTAAACCGAATACTCTTACTTATAACATCATAATGGATGGATTATTTAAGGCTGGTAGAACCGTTGCTGCAAAGGAAAAGTTCCATGAGATGGACAAAAGTGGAGTGAGATTGTCCATTGGTACATACAATATAATTCTCAGTGGGCTTTGCAAAAATGGTTGTGCAGATGAAGCAATAATGTTGTTTGAGAAATTGCGAGCAATGAACCTTAAGTTTGATATTATAACTCTCAATATTATAATTGATGCAATGTTTAATGTTGGGAGAATAGAGCAAGCTAAGAATTTGTTTGCTGCAATACCAACCAAGGGATTGGCACGTAATGTTGTAACCTACACTACGATGATGTCAAACCTTATAGAAAAAGGGTTGGCAGAAGAAGCTGACAATATATATTCATCAATGGAGACAAGTAGTTGTGCTTCCAACTCGCGTATGTTAAATATTATCATCAGAAAGTTATTTCAAAAAGATGAAATAGTCAGGGCCATAAATTATATGTCCATACTTGATGGGAAAAGCATGTCGCTTGAAACTTCAACTATTTCCCAGTTGATATCTCTTTTTTCAAGGAAAGGGATATACCATAAGCACAAAGATTTGCTCCCAGGAAGGTACCAGTTTTTGGAAGGAGACATCCACAGTTGA